One genomic window of Meles meles chromosome 3, mMelMel3.1 paternal haplotype, whole genome shotgun sequence includes the following:
- the LOC123939257 gene encoding protocadherin alpha-10-like, giving the protein MLASGRGGQETKRLLLCVLLLAVWEAGSGQVHYSVLEETKHGTFVGRIAQDLGLELAELVPRLFRMASKGHGDLLEVNLQNGVLFVNSRIDREELCGRSAECGIHLEVIVDRPLQVFHVEVEVKDVNDNPPVFPATQKNLFISETRAPDSHFSLEGASDADIGANSLLTYKLIPNEYFSLEVPTNDDQVKPLQLVLKKPLDREVASELLLVLQATDGGKPELTGSTELHITVLDANDNAPMFDKAVHRVKLLENSRNGTLVIRLNASDLDEGSNSHILYSFANDVSSNTDTFFLIDSASGEIKVNGKIDFEETKLWKLQIEAVDKGHPPMFGHCTILVEILDINDNAPELLVTSLLLSVPEDATLGTVIALISVTDRDAGDNGQVICSLTPSVPFKLVSTFKNYYSLVLDSALDRESVSDYELVVTARDGGSPPLSATASVSVEVADVNDNAPAFAQPEYTVFVKENNPPGCHIFTVSARDADAQENALVSYSLVERRVGERALSSYVSVHAESGKVYALQPLDHEELELLQFQVSARDAGVPPLGSNVTLQVFVLDENDNAPALLPRPGAGGGGGALSELVSRSVGAGHVVAKVRAVDADSGYNAWLSFELQPAAGGARSPFRVALYTGEISTTRPLDEADPPRQRLLVLVKDHGEPALTATATVLLSLVESGQAPKASSRVLAGAAGAETALVDVNVYLIVAICAVSSLLVLTLLLYTALRCSAPPREGACAPGKPTLVCSSAVGSWSYSQQRRQRVCSGEGVPKTDLMAFSPSVPPCSNSGDSGDQQIFGNDCTVLTIQAQGVALYLVEIAVSRVGLNSQERPTQKRLHRAERYC; this is encoded by the exons ATGTTAGCTTCAGGACGAGGTGGCCAGGAAACCAAACGCTTGCTGCTCTGCGTCCTGCTCCTTGCAGTCTGGGAGGCCGGCAGTGGCCAGGTCCACTATTCGGTCCTGGAGGAGACCAAACACGGCACTTTCGTGGGTCGCATTGCCCAGGACTTGGGACTGGAGCTGGCGGAGCTTGTGCCGCGCCTTTTTCGAATGGCATCCAAGGGTCACGGGGATCTTCTGGAGGTAAATCTGCAGAATGGCGTTTTGTTTGTGAATTCTCGGATCGACCGGGAAGAGCTGTGCGGGCGGAGCGCGGAGTGTGGCATCCACCTGGAGGTGATCGTGGACAGGCCGCTGCAGGTTTTCCATGTGGAGGTGGAGGTGAAGGACGTTAACGACAATCCGCCTGTATTCCCAGCAAcacaaaaaaatttgtttatttccgAAACAAGGGCTCCTGACTCGCATTTTTCACTAGAGGGCGCCTCTGATGCAGATATCGGGGCCAACTCTCTGCTGACTTACAAACTGATCCCCAATGAGTATTTCTCTCTGGAAGTACCCACCAACGACGATCAGGTAAAACCGCTCCAACTAGTACTAAAAAAACCCTTAGACAGAGAAGTTGCTTCAGAGCTTCTGTTGGTGCTCCAAGCAACTGATGGGGGCAAACCGGAGCTGACAGGTAGCACAGAGTTGCACATCACAGTGTTGGATGCAAATGACAACGCCCCAATGTTTGACAAAGCAGTCCATCGTGTAAAATTACTGGAGAATTCGAGAAACGGTACACTGGTTATTAGACTTAACGCCTCGGATTTGGATGAAGGTTCAAACAGCCACATTCTTTATTCCTTTGCAAATGATGTCTCCTCTAATACAGACACCTTTTTCCTCATTGACTCAGCCagtggagaaataaaagtaaacGGAAAAATAGATTTTGAAGAAACTAAATTATGGAAACTTCAAATAGAAGCAGTTGACAAAGGACATCCCCCGATGTTTGGTCACTGCACAATCTTGGTAGAAATCTTGGACATTAATGATAATGCTCCAGAGTTACTGGTGACGTCGCTATTATTGTCTGTTCCAGAGGATGCTACACTGGGAACTGTCATCGCCCTTATCAGTGTAACTGACCGTGATGCTGGTGACAACGGGCAGGTGATCTGCTCACTAACACCCAGTGTCCCCTTCAAGCTGGTGTCCACCTTCAAGAACTACTATTCGCTGGTGCTGGACAGCGCCTTGGATCGCGAGAGCGTGTCGGACTATGAGCTGGTGGTGACCGCGCGGGACGGGGGATCGCCTCCGCTCTCCGCCACGGCCAGCGTGTCCGTGGAAGTGGCGGACGTGAACGACAACGCGCCGGCGTTCGCGCAGCCCGAGTACACGGTGTTCGTGAAGGAGAACAACCCTCCCGGCTGCCACATCTTCACGGTGTCGGCGCGGGACGCGGACGCGCAGGAGAACGCGCTGGTGTCCTACTCGCTGGTGGAGCGGCGCGTGGGCGAGCGTGCGCTGTCGAGCTACGTGTCGGTGCACGCGGAGAGCGGCAAGGTGTACGCGCTGCAGCCGCTGGACCACGAGGAGCTGGAGCTGCTGCAGTTCCAAGTGAGCGCGCGCGACGCGGGCGTGCCTCCGCTGGGCAGCAACGTGACGCTGCAGGTGTTCGTGCTGGACGAGAACGACAACGCGCCCGCGCTGCTGCCGCGGCCtggcgcgggcggcgggggcggcgcgctGAGCGAGCTGGTGTCGCGGTCGGTGGGCGCGGGCCACGTGGTGGCGAAGGTGCGCGCGGTGGACGCGGATTCCGGCTACAACGCGTGGCTGTCGTTCGAGCTGCAGCCGGCGGCGGGGGGCGCGCGCAGCCCGTTCCGCGTGGCGCTGTACACGGGCGAGATCAGCACGACGCGCCCCCTGGACGAGGCCGACCCGCCGCGCCAGCGCCTGCTGGTGCTGGTCAAGGACCACGGCGAGCCGGCGCTGACGGCCACGGCCACCGTGCTGCTGTCGCTGGTGGAGAGCGGCCAGGCGCCAAAGGCGTCGTCGCGGGTGTTGGCGGGCGCCGCTGGTGCCGAGACGGCGCTGGTGGACGTCAACGTGTACCTGATCGTCGCCATCTGCGCCGTGTCCAGCCTGCTGGTGCTCACGCTGCTGCTGTACACGGCGCTGCGGTGCTCGGCTCCGCCCAGGGAGGGCGCGTGCGCGCCTGGGAAGCCCACGCTCGTGTGCTCCAGCGCGGTGGGGAGCTGGTCGTACTCGCAGCAGAGGCGGCAGAGGGTGTGCTCTGGGGAGGGCGTGCCCAAGACCGACCTCATGGCCTTCAGCCCTAGTGTTCCTCCTTGTTCAAATTCTGGAGATAGTGGAGATCAACAGATTTTCGGGAATGAT TGCACAGTACTCACTATTCAGGCGCAAGGTGTCGCTCTTTACTTGGTTGAAATAGCTGTTTCAAGGGTTGGTCTGAACAGCCAGGAACGCCCCACACAAAAACGACTCCATCGTGCCGAACGCTACTGTTAA
- the LOC123939258 gene encoding protocadherin alpha-10-like: protein MSLSSIKCFLEQRHNPVSQGLASSYVLRPQPFMIKLDVRSRIGKFGEHVSSRPLIHQFVNRQKDTMLVYTPSNPKALCLLLLLLLPAAWKAGSGQLHYSVPEEAKHGTFVGRIAQDLGLELMELIPRLFRVASTGHGELLEVNLQNGILFVNSRIDREELCGRSAECSIHLEVIVDRPLQVFHVEVEVKDINDNPPVFSVSEQKLSIPESRLLDSRFPLEGASDADVGENAMLTYRLSPNEFFILDTINKKDKGKFPVLVLRKMLDREENPQLQLLLTATDGGKPEYTGSVTLLILVLDANDNAPVFDRSVYEVKMYENLANQTLVIWLNASDADEGMNKEMIYSFSALVPPSIRRKFLMNEKTGEIRVNDAIDFEDSNTYEIHVDVTDKGNPPMVGHCTILVEVLDENDNSPTVVITSLSLPVREDAQVGTVIALISVSDRDSGANGEVTCSLTPHVPFKLVSTFKNYYSLVLDSALDRESVSSYALVVTARDGGSPPLSATASMSVEVADVNDNAPAFAQPEYTVFVKENNPPGCHIFTVSARDADAQENALVSYSLVERRVGERALSSYVSVHAESGKVYALQPLDHEELELLQFQVSARDAGVPPLGSNVTLQVFVLDENDNAPALLPRPGAGGGGGALSELVSRSVGAGHVVAKVRAVDADSGYNAWLSFELQPAAGGARSPFRVALYTGEISTTRPLDEADPPRQRLLVLVKDHGEPALTATATVLLSLVESGQAPKASSRVLAGAAGAETALVDVNVYLIVAICAVSSLLVLTLLLYTALRCSAPPREGACGPGKPTLVCSSAVGSWSYSQQRRQRVCSGEGAPKTDLMAFSPSLPPCPVPDGEMEEQSIEGDYSRKDVVVLQGADSLNRRKLR from the exons ATGTCGCTGTCttccataaaatgttttttagaaCAAAGGCATAATCCTGTTTCTCAAGGACTGGCAAGCAGCTACGTTCTCAGACCTCAgccatttatgataaaattagATGTAAGAAGTCGAATAGGAAAATTCGGAGAACATGTTTCTTCTAGACCGCTGATTCATCAATTTGTAAATCGGCAGAAAGATACGATGTTGGTCTACACACCCAGCAACCCAAAAGCCTtgtgcctgcttctcttgctTCTGCTTCCCGCAGCCTGGAAGGCGGGGAGCGGCCAGCTCCACTATTCTGTCCCGGAGGAGGCCAAACACGGCACCTTCGTGGGCCGCATCGCGCAAGACCTGGGGCTGGAACTGATGGAGCTTATACCGCGCCTTTTCCGAGTGGCGTCCACGGGTCACGGGGAGCTTCTGGAGGTAAATCTGCAGAATGGCATTTTGTTTGTGAATTCTCGGATCGACCGGGAGGAGCTGTGCGGGCGGAGCGCGGAGTGTAGCATCCACCTGGAGGTGATCGTGGACAGGCCGCTGCAGGTTTTCCATGTGGAGGTGGAGGTGAAGGACATTAACGACAACCCGCCAGTCTTCTCCGTCTCAGAACAAAAGCTTTCAATACCCGAATCTCGTCTGCTTGACTCTCGGTTTCCGCTAGAAGGCGCATCTGATGCGGATGTTGGAGAGAATGCCATGCTTACTTATAGACTCAGTCCAAATGAGTTTTTCATTCTTGATACtataaacaaaaaagacaaaggcaAATTCCCGGTGCTTGTTCTAAGAAAAATGCTGGATCGTGAAGAAAATCCTCAGCTTCAGTTGTTATTAACCGCAACTGATGGAGGCAAACCGGAATATACTGGATCGGTTACTTTGTTGATCTTGGTGTTGGATGCCAATGATAATGCGCCTGTATTTGACCGATCCGTTTATGAAGTTAAGATGTATGAAAATTTAGCGAACCAAACGTTAGTAATATGGCTAAATGCATCTGATGCAGATGAAGGAATGAACAAGGAAATGATATATTCATTTAGTGCTTTGGTTCCACCCAGCATAAGGAGGAAATTTCTAATGAACGAAAAAACGGGAGAAATAAGAGTAAATGATGCAATTGACTTTGAGGACAGTAACACTTATGAAATTCATGTAGATGTTACAGATAAAGGAAACCCACCTATGGTTGGTCACTGCACCATACTAGTGGAAGTTCTGGATGAAAATGATAATTCACCTACGGTGGTTATCACTTCTCTGTCACTCCCGGTGCGAGAGGATGCTCAGGTGGGAACTGTCATCGCCCTGATCAGCGTGTCCGACCGTGACTCTGGTGCCAATGGGGAGGTGACCTGCTCTTTAACACCCCATGTCCCCTTCAAGCTGGTGTCCACCTTTAAGAACTACTATTCGCTGGTGCTGGACAGCGCCTTGGATCGCGAGAGTGTGTCGAGCTATGCTCTAGTAGTGACCGCGCGGGACGGGGGCTCGCCTCCGCTCTCCGCCACGGCCAGCATGTCCGTGGAAGTGGCGGACGTGAACGACAACGCGCCGGCGTTCGCGCAGCCCGAGTACACGGTGTTCGTGAAGGAGAACAACCCTCCCGGCTGCCACATCTTCACGGTGTCGGCGCGGGACGCGGACGCGCAGGAGAACGCGCTGGTGTCCTACTCGCTGGTGGAGCGGCGCGTGGGCGAGCGTGCGCTGTCGAGCTACGTGTCGGTGCACGCGGAGAGCGGCAAGGTGTACGCGCTGCAGCCGCTGGACCACGAGGAGCTGGAGCTGCTGCAGTTCCAAGTGAGCGCGCGCGACGCGGGCGTGCCTCCGCTGGGCAGCAACGTGACGCTGCAGGTGTTCGTGCTGGACGAGAACGACAACGCGCCCGCGCTGCTGCCGCGGCCtggcgcgggcggcgggggcggcgcgctGAGCGAGCTGGTGTCGCGGTCGGTGGGCGCGGGCCACGTGGTGGCGAAGGTGCGCGCGGTGGACGCGGATTCCGGCTACAACGCGTGGCTGTCGTTCGAGCTGCAGCCGGCGGCGGGGGGCGCGCGCAGCCCGTTCCGCGTGGCGCTGTACACGGGCGAGATCAGCACGACGCGCCCCCTGGACGAGGCCGACCCGCCGCGCCAGCGCCTGCTGGTGCTGGTCAAGGACCACGGCGAGCCGGCGCTGACGGCCACGGCCACCGTGCTGCTGTCGCTGGTGGAGAGCGGCCAGGCGCCAAAGGCGTCGTCGCGGGTGTTGGCGGGCGCCGCTGGCGCCGAGACGGCGCTGGTGGACGTCAACGTGTACCTGATCGTCGCCATCTGCGCCGTGTCCAGCCTGCTGGTGCTCACGCTGCTGCTGTACACGGCGCTGCGGTGCTCGGCTCCGCCCAGGGAGGGCGCGTGCGGGCCTGGGAAGCCCACGCTCGTGTGTTCCAGCGCGGTGGGGAGCTGGTCGTACTCGCAGCAGAGGCGGCAGAGGGTGTGCTCTGGGGAGGGCGCGCCCAAGACCGACCTCATGGCCTTCAGTCCCAGTCTTCCTCCGTGTCCAGTACCAGACGGAGAAATGGAAGAGCAGTCTATTGAAGGGGATTACTCTAGGAAG GATGTCGTTGTTCTCCAAGGAGCGGATTctttaaacagaagaaaattacGATAA